The Manihot esculenta cultivar AM560-2 chromosome 8, M.esculenta_v8, whole genome shotgun sequence genomic interval TCTTTTCCCTAACAATTTCTTTTAGGAAACTAACTGCCCGTGGGTTGCCAAGCCCACGACAGTTCCAGCTAAGGCAACTCATTTCTCTCGACGGGCCTGGACCCCAGAACCCGCCGATAACATATTTTTTGGTGCAGCCCTTGAAAGTGTAGAATCAGGTCCTGCATTGGTACCACCATCTTGGGCCCTCTCCTCATTTAATGCCTCCTCCATACGACGCCGCTTCAGGTCCACAATAGTAAGCCCAGTAGGAGATTGCATGGCTGGGTGTACATGGGAATTAACAGCATGTTGAGACAAAATAGGAGACTTAGCTAAAGCAGCTCCAGTAACCACTCCCTTATCTTTTTcagaatttgaatttaaattaggCTCGTGATAAGCGGCATAATCTTGATCAGTTTCCATAGCTGAACCACTACTACCTTCTGATCGGAAAGACCTCCCCGGCGTACGGAGCCACCGTGAGCTCTTGTTCACCATTCCCCCTCTGCGAGGTTTAGCACGGATGTCCAGAGAATAGTTGCGAGGGGCCTGTCCTATAGGATAATGAATCAGTTGAGGGCAGAATCTATTTGTGTGGCCAAGGATACCACAGATCAAGCAGAACGTGGGCAAACGTTCATATTCAAACCTCGCCCAAAACCAACCTTCACCTGTTCTTCTCAAGTTGATGCCTTGCATCAGCGGTTTCCGAACATCCAATCTAACACGGATTCGAACAAATGAGTCGAACTCCCCAGTAAAATTGCGCTCATCTGAAGCAATAAACTGACCGACCTGATTGCCAATATCTTTAGCTACCCTTTCAGAATGAAACCCAGTCTGTAAATCAAAGATCTTGAGCCAAATATAGATGTGATTAAGAGGGACCTCTGTAGGAGTAGAACAACCTGACATACGTTCTATAATCAGAATCTGATTATCAAAGGTGCAAGGGCACATTTCCAGGGCACGGTGAATATCTACCTCATGAAAAAATTGAAACACATAAAGACCACCACCCAACTCTCTAATAGTCATCCCTTCACGAGGTTGCCACAACTCGGCTAATGAAAAAGACATAGCATTATAGTTGATAATCTTCTCCGAAAGAAATCTGCCCACCAAACATAGCTCAAGATTGTCTCATGCCCCCAACTCCTCTTGTTGATATTCAAGACCCATCTGACCACCGCCGTCCACCAACAAACCAGCCATCTCTACTGATAAAGCATCTCGATCCTCCATGACCTCCCCTTCCATAATATCGAAGTAGaaagaataaaagagaaaaaggctAAAACGGtgatgaagagaaagagaagagaataaaaaatcaacaaacTCCTCACTGAGGAGACAAACCCTAACTCCTCACCGAGGAGACCTTTTGACTTCCTCTACTGTTTTTTTTAGgtgttttttaatttgataaagtcAAGAGTTTAAAGCTAATAACAATTAAAATGACGTTTTCCAAAACAGCAAAATGCTCATTTTaattaacatttttaaaaataaaaaaattgtaaataagattttacttttaaaaatatcaatttatatttgATTAATCTTAAAAATGTCATTATCAGAAGTATATTACACTTTTTCATggtatcaaattaaaaaaaaaaaaagtacttCATCGAATGACATTTTTTTgagtcaaatttaattttataaataatttaaaaattacagtaaattgataaataatttattttaataataaataaattttttttctttcttcttgttttttgCCCTTTTCTGGATTTAGGATTCTTCGATTTTCGTCTGAAACTACTTTTAGACATGCTAATCAAATCCTTTTATGGGTTCCAAATATCAAACTatttattttggagaaaatattttttatattttataatgtttagagtatttaaaaattttaattaataaaaaataattttttaattaaaataaaaaataagttatttttagagatttttattaaaaattatatataaaaatttattttttaaattaaatttaaataataaaaaataaattattttattaaaaaatatttttaaatttcttccTCCTAACCACTTGTTCACATGCAATGTTTTGCTGCGTGTCGCATTTAAGAAGTCAAGCACGTTCTTTGCAATTGCATAACATCTGAAGCTATTTTGTCATGCTGTAATGTTGTTATGCttgaatttttacaaaatatattatttttaataattttttatttttaaataaataaaaattataaaatttcgtAGTTTGTCCGTTTATATTCATTTAAATCATGTCTTTTAATTGTATTTAtgatatcttttaaaaaattcatctttttatattattttttaatattaaaatattgaaCATAGTACttctcaatttatttaattaaattaaatatctttactgtcaaattaaattgattctAGTCTGACACACTTAAACaattctataaataaaattaattttatattttatctttaaaaattttattttttaagttcttgatataaaatataattaatggatttatcaatttatttttaaaattaaatattttaatttttaatttttaatttcatccaAATTGAATGTTGCTCCGTTAAAAATATTGGTAAAATGACTATAAAGACCTTGATTAAATATAGAAATTTCTCAATAACACCATTCACCATCAACCTCTCAAATTTATGGATATTGCAATATACttctttaatatataaatcataACCCAATTCAAATctcaaaaaaataaatgcaTAATCACAATCAACCCACAATCAAATCCacaggaaaagaaaattttacaaaaatcaattacataaagaataaaaagagcAGAGTACATGATTGTATTATTTCTGTGAATTGATTTCTGTAAAAAGCACAAGCAACCCAATTCTCAACACCAGTTGAGCAATTCAATTCCACAAAaacaattttacaaaaattaattcCACGAGTAACccacttataaaaattaatttcacaaGCAACCCAATTTTCAATCGATTTGGTGTTTATAAAGTAATCCATCAATCCGTATTTTATACTTTTGTTGAAAATTAGATCGATCGTATTCAGATTGTATCTATCGTATCAAAGGCAACGAACTAGAGCTTAAAGAAAAAAAGtatgtagtttttttttttaaagaagagCATATACATGCGTGCTAAATTGGTAAAGTTATGGGTGAATTTAAATTCTATTGGTTGTGAATTTgggtgaagaagaaggaggaagaggaggagatgagaattgaaagaaaaagcAGAAGAATTGTAGATCTAACATTAAGAGGAAAAAAAGTCTAAGGAGGAGAAAGAATGGAGaggaaggaaaataaattaaggatatttaaggaaataaaataaaatattttattttaattatttaaatttcattgatttaattgtaaaaatagatagaaatgtttttttaaacgaaattaaaaattaagaattaaagtatttaattttaaggaCAGAGAAATAaacgaaattaaaaattaaaaattaaaatgtttgatTTTAAGGGTAGtgaaataaattcattaattaggtataaaaataaaattttattttagctttttaaattctgaatttttatttgaaacaaAAGCGGAACTGGTGACAAGAATTGTAATGGCTCCTCCCAAAAAGTGTGGCCCGATTAAGGGAAAACTTCACAATATGGCAGTTGTACAATTAGTTTGCATTTGCttaacattaaaattaaaattaaaattaaaattaaaatttaagctaATTGGTTCATAAAAACTCAATATTTacgtatttttatattttaatttaaatattttaatattagacaataaataaaaactcattttttttattttgatgtattttagccaaattttaaaattagcatatgaaattcaacatttaaaatttatttatttttatacatatgaCATCATtgttgaatatttatttattatacaaGGTATATCATATAtgcaaaaattgaattttatatattaattttaaatatttggatataattagatcaaaataaaaagattaaaaagtcTGTTTCACATTGAATTTTAAGCCTAGGAATGGaaacttttcataaaaaataccaTTTTAGAtgctattgaaaaaaaaaagtttattttaatattttatagctagattatatcaaaattaatttcatctaatattaaagtatttaaattaaaatataaaattacataaacatcatcaagtCTTTATTATCCGATTAgtcttaaaatttcaatttaattttagtttcttTGTGTAATTAAACAAAAACCTTtacaaatttcttttatttccttATTTCTCTCTGTTATATTCactgtatttttctttttcttgtaatATTAGCtaccaaaattataaaataatattaaataagatatacagtagaattttaaaattaaaaaaatataaaataataaagtactagtttaaactttaaaataagcttattagtgataaaataaaagttaatccCTCCATtaatctttttttaaatttttagttatcaattaaaatttataagttcCAAAAAGCTAGAAACAAAAGGTTTAACTTATTTTCAAGCCAGTAGTAAAGTCCAACCCAACACCACCTCGTCAGCACCAAAAACCCGGGGAGCATCGAAATAGACTTGGGCACCGGAGATGAACTGGCACCACTGCCAAGACGTAAAACTGTCGGGATCTCCACATGCAAACCAGGCATCACCTCTATACAGTCGCAAAGAAACCAAGGAAACCGCCACTGGATCAAGAAAAACAAATAGAACCTGCAACAAGGAAACCGTCGGgatttatacttatttttataaatatgaatagtttaaactattataataaaaaatatttaattttgatgtgtatttaagattttttaaatttttaaataatttaatccattatttttttaaataatatttcactcttatttatttttctgtaaaaaacaAATTAAGTACTAATGTAATAATGACAAAATTTTGGTAGTATGTGAATAGTAAATTGTAGATATGGTTAGGATGAAAATTATTtggtttaaactaaaaaaaataaattaaactgatttaatttaataatttaattttatttaattttaaaaataaaaaaatttaatttatttaatttgattcgattttacaaaaaaattcaaaacGAAACTTAATCTATTCAAATggttacattttaatttatagCTCTTATGTTTAGCACAATAGTAAAGGATCTTTTGGATGATAATAGGCCATGGGTTCAAGGCTCTGcaactcttttttattttttttattttttacctttTAATTCTAACTATTTGTTAGTAGTAAATTTCAATTTCTACTATATATTCTCTCTCTTCTTACCAAAAACTCTAATCTCAATCGTCATCCATCCTTATTGCTATATTTTCTCCATACTCCTATCCCCTGCTGCGTTCGTCTCCCTGCCGCTCCTCATTTGTTCCCTCCGCTCCtcatttgttattttaatttgattcaattcaatttaattttatatataaattaatttaatttaattttaattttaaataaaatttaacttttaattttaccgatttaatttgatttttgaaCCGAACACCATTTTCACACTGCTAGATATGGTGCCATGTAATTACTGAACCCTTGTAAGTTTGGCTTCCCACTTTCAATCAAACCTATGAATCTAGCATTGCTAAATATATGTGTAAGACAACACATTACCAACCTTGACCTTTATTGCTTTCTTCACTTTTCTTCCTCTCCTTGTAAATGCAAAATGTCCcaatcaattataaattaaatatacatttaattaaatattcaatttcactctctatttattaaaaatatttaatttgattttacctTAACTTAATTTAAGTCGCgatttatttctaaaaaatcatttgtatttagaaaatattttttataaaaaatattttatgtgaaaataaaaatattttttaataaataatttatttttattatttaattttaatttaataaatataatttattaataaatttatatatagagatattaataaaaattttaaggtaTTAAAAATGCTTCTTATTTTCAAAGAGAAAGactttttttaaatgtaaaaaaaaggcttacttttttatttaatcagaaaaatatgaaaaacatttttctAGACAATATTTTCCATGAAATAAAGTGGTCTAAGAataaaaagatattaaattaaatttattgatttattaatttaaatgaaaatattaaggttatttagattttttatttatttattttagcctAATAATAAAGGAACTTGATTTTTTTTGACTTTTGAGATAAATTAAGCTTCAATTCAAGTTAGTgctaatttgaattaaaaaactaaaacaaATACTAAATTAAACTCCTctaataaatacataaattaaattgagtattaatttataaatattttcttctGCGACTCATAAATAATTTAGCAATATCATCATAAATTCTTAATAACATTATAGAGTattaaaattgagaaaatttGTCTGAATCGATTTTTCCTTACTACCATCATAGATTTTCAAGAGGTTGCTAACTATTTTTAAAGGCAACATTGTAGAgtattaaaatcattcaaacaagaGATTTCATTGGATCCATTTGAAACATACCAGCCAGAATCTCTTCATCAACAACATCCTTCCTAAGGGCTTCAATGTCCACCAAAGATAAAggagaaaatttattaagaaattggtaataaatatttctataaaaatccctcaaaatatataaatattttactctTATTCATTTTACTGTAAAATATAACTAGAGATGAATGAATCCAACTacaataaattcaataaataaataaatacccaTGTAATAATCATAAAGATTTTGTAGTATGTGAATCCTAGATTGTAGATATGGGCCCATGTAATTACTGAACCCTTATAAGTTTGGCTCCCCACTTTCAATCAAACCTATGAATCTAGCATTGCTAAATATATCTGTAAGACAACACAACCTTTATTGCTTTCTTCAATTTTCTTCCCTACCTTGTAaatgcaaaaaatatatatatatatatatataaattaaataaacatttagttaaatattcaatttcactctgcattcattaaaatatttattttaatttaactttttaacttttattaaaaaagtttcaATGTAAGGTCAACTTaatccaaaaataaaaaattttgaaacgaaatttattaatttaaatgaaaaattgaaaaagctTAATTgcatattttgaatttaatttaaattaagctTCAAtgcatttaaatatttaataacatGTAAATCTTTCGGTGAAATTgttttgaaaaataaacttttgaatttaaattttgaccaataaattttaaattaaatgttagtTTAATAAGACATATTTCTttgagatttattatttagtttctgagtattattattattaataagtcagtcgctatatttttaaaaatttattaaaatgttcttattttttttctcggTCAACAAAATAATACTTTCATCttcttttcaattaaaaatagataaagaataagagatataatttttaaaattcaattttgccctcaaataaaatctcttatttagtcttagatattgctattattaataagtcagtccctacattttcaaaaatctattaaaatatacttatcttttctcatatttattaaaacgttcttatcatttattttcgtcaataaaataatttatcctcctcctcaaaaaaaaaagaagaagaagaagatgaagaaggagaagaagaagaaggaggagaagaaaaagaatcgtctcttcctcttctttcttcttcttaaaagaaaaagaataaaaagaaaaattgaaaaagaatcaaagaaaaaaaaaaggaggaagACTCAATGAAgaggaagaaggaggaggaattggaggagaagaagggggttatttggttttttattatatttttaatggtaaaaatagatggaaagactattttattgacagaaaaaaaataaaaatattttaataaatttttaaaaatatagaaattaatttattcataataataataataatatttaaaaattaaattgtaaattttctttctttaaattATGGTATTTAGaattattacatttttaaatttttgacaCGATTGTAAATGCTGAGGCTCATTAAGCTTATCTTCTTGtgtacttttattattattttttgtaatttttggtttattaagggaagaagaaaatgatgataagatttgaaagtgaaaagaaaacaaaaaattgaTGGGTATGTAGATATGTTGAtgaatgtaaaagaaaagaaaggacaAAAGAAgttaaagaataaataaatgaaagcaCATGGATGCATGTGAGATTTGTGGGCAATGCATGCTTCAATGAGACCACACAAATCATGTTTGAATTCTTACAACAAAAATACACAACATGTGTGGTCCATTTTTTCAACCTTCATCATCACTAATTTGGCTCCAAAACCTCCCTCCCCTTTCGTAGTCATGCCATGTGGCACCCACGTGTTAATTCACAATTCGATTCTCGTTTCATTACACGTGTTACCTCTTTAATgacagaaaattaaaaaattttaaatgcgtACTACTCACCCACTCTCTGCCAAAAGAGTTTAGACCATAATGTTTGGCTTCTCAAAACACCTTTACTGCAAATTCTTTAACTAAAAATGGCAAAactaacttttattttattaatgatatgGGAAAATAAGTTAAAAGTATAACTGAATAATCTGCCCAAAAAAAGAGCAAAGTGATTAGCTGTACAGTCATTTCGATGTTCAAATcagtaatttattataaaagacgagtataaaaaaataacttgagTTTAGAATGAATGTTTAAAAATGTATATTTTGAACTCTATATATGTTTTgcctttaaaatgtaaaaaaataagttaGTTGGTGAATCTCCTAAAAATTTATCGATTAGTGAATAAGAGATCCCATAATTATAGGTATGATAGGAATATATTGGCTTCTATCCTTTAATGGTAACTTTATATCATGAAGGATTCAACCGGCTCAAGAGAGCGCGGGTCTTCTATAGTTCTGAATATCAACTATTATGATATCCTAGTATCCTTCCTTCCAGGTGAGACTTCTGTGACCGAGTGTCATAGTCTAGTGGGGTCTTACTATGTGACTTAGTCATATGGTGACAACTAATGACATACTTTAGGCGAATATTAAGTTATATTAGAGGTCCCCCATTGGTCTTCGACTCTTCAGATTCAAAGATTACAGTTGCCTTCATGGTTTTGGATATGTGGCATGTATGAATTAACTCTCCATACTCACGTCTCTTCGCCTGTTCTAATCATGAATGCTGATTCCCTTACTTCTCGAATTGCATTAAAATCAACCATCGAAATAAACAGTATAAAATCTTCCTTTCTCCTACGATTACCACTTTTGCTCACAATTGCTTTATTCTGCTTACAAAAGACTCAACCACTCGATTCTTAACTCCCTCATTCTTTGAAAGTATCTTATTGTCTCTATTCTTTTTTCAAAGATGAACatgaattcttcttcttctttgtcgTCTTCTTCTAGTGGAGGTTCCTCCTTAAGCTCTTCCTCTAGCAATCCTATCTATGCTCCAGTTTTCATCATTCTGTTGAGGGCGGTCTATGATAACGACAGCCTCCTGGTGAATAATATCTCGTCTGCGTTGACTGAGAGGGATGTAGACTAATTATACGATAATTACCAGATCTCTTGAGGGATTTTTTGTTACTATTTCTTGCATAACAGATAAGTGCAAAAATAAAATCTCCTTCGACAAGTGAACTTAGAAAAGGAGGAGAtgataacatttttttttcaaatttaagaaTGCTTCAATGCACTTTTCTCCCCATACAAACTTGTTTTTGCCTTTTAATGCTTTAAAGAATAGTAGACACCTCCTGACTAAGCATGATATAAATCGGCTAAGAGTTGTAACCCGCCCATTTAGCTTCTATATATCTTTTATACATTTAGGTGTTTCTATATCTTGTATGACCTTAATTTTATGTGGATTTGCTTCTATCCCTCTTTCAAAGACTATATACCCTATAAATTTTTCAGCCCTTACCCCAAAAGTATATTTTTCAAGGTTTAGTTTCACACTTGTCTTATCTAGTACATCAAAAACCATCTGGATGTCACATGGATAATCTTCTAAGGTTCGATTTTTCACCACCATGTTGTCCATATACACTTCAACCGTCGTTCTCACTAGATCTTTGAAGATACCTGACACCAACTTGTGATAGTTTGCCCCTGCATTCTTTAACCCAAACGACATCACCTTGTAACAAAAAAACCCCTTCATTCGTGATGAAAGCGGTTTTTTTAGCATTCTTGA includes:
- the LOC110621559 gene encoding uncharacterized protein LOC110621559, encoding MSFSLAELWQPREGMTIRELGGGLYVFQFFHEVDIHRALEMCPCTFDNQILIIERMSGCSTPTEVPLNHIYIWLKIFDLQTGFHSERVAKDIGNQVGQFIASDERNFTGEFDSFVRIRVRLDVRKPLMQGINLRRTGEGWFWARFEYERLPTFCLICGILGHTNRFCPQLIHYPIGQAPRNYSLDIRAKPRRGGMVNKSSRWLRTPGRSFRSEGSSGSAMETDQDYAAYHEPNLNSNSEKDKGVVTGAALAKSPILSQHAVNSHVHPAMQSPTGLTIVDLKRRRMEEALNEERAQDGGTNAGPDSTLSRAAPKNMLSAGSGVQARREK